One genomic segment of Hordeum vulgare subsp. vulgare chromosome 2H, MorexV3_pseudomolecules_assembly, whole genome shotgun sequence includes these proteins:
- the LOC123424363 gene encoding cytochrome P450 89A2-like, whose product MDQLLVLLALLLCGLLAVLRRGRGRAPPPPPSLAMHKITDPAVAHRALVENADAFSNRPPARLHVALAGRRGGQRSENLNSVAHGPHWRALRCNLTAETLHPSRLGGLAPLQREAVRGLVAALSSAPRGSREEVAEVHQHLYGAVFSVVARLCFGDAVDEAHVRAMRHVIQRFQIAIGLVKPFSAMGSVMEKLVEWRRLRRLFAIDVRLKELFLPPIEARRRGAPSPSRPRDDDGRRPYVDSLVDLRIPDEDGGRRALRDDEMVHLISEFLGAGTGTAVATLEWALAHLVDKPEVQEKLRDEVDDGEVSRVGTGMPYLHAVVLEALRMHPPLPVIPRHVHADAVEVLAGGMAVPPPAGDIYVNFSAGDIGRDSKIWSDPDEFRPERFLPGGDGEGIGPLPGPKQIRMMPFGVGHRFCPGVGMAMVNMKCFLAVLVREFEWAPPTGTGTVDLTELDSFFKVMKKPLSARVTRRTKSI is encoded by the coding sequence ATGGATCAGCTCCTCGTGCTCCTCGCGCTTCTCTTGTGcggcctcctcgccgtcctccggcgcggccgcggccgtgctcctcctcctccaccctcactcgccatgcacaAGATCACCGACCCTGCCGTCGCACACCGCGCGCTCGTCGAGAACGCCGACGCCTTCTCGAACCGCCCGCCCGCGCGCCTGCACGTGGCCCTGGCCGGCCGGCGCGGCGGCCAGCGGAGCGAGAACCTCAACTCCGTGGCGCACGGCCCGCACTGGCGCGCCCTCCGGTGCAACCTCACCGCCGAGACCCTCCACCCGTCGCGCCTCGGCGGCCTCGCGCCGCTGCAGCGGGAGGCCGTCCGGGGCCTCGTCGCCGCCCTGTCGTCCGCGCCCCGGGGAAgccgggaggaggtggcggaggtgcACCAGCACCTCTACGGCGCCGTGTTCTCCGTCGTCGCGCGCCTGTGCTTCGGCGACGCCGTCGACGAGGCCCACGTGCGCGCCATGCGGCACGTCATACAGCGGTTCCAGATCGCCATTGGGCTGGTCAAGCCCTTCTCGGCCATGGGCTCCGTGATGGAGAAGCTCGTGGAGTGGAGGCGGCTGCGCAGGCTCTTCGCCATCGATGTCCGGCTCAAGGAGCTGTTCCTCCCTCCCATCGAGGCACGGCGGCGAGGTGCTCCGTCTCCATCTCGACCACGCGACGACGACGGCCGTCGTCCGTACGTCGACTCGCTGGTCGACCTCCGCATCCCTGACGAGGACGGTGGGCGGCGTGCTCTACGGGACGACGAGATGGTGCACCTAATCTCGGAGTTCCTCGGCGCCGGCACGGGGACGGCGGTGGCAACCCTCGAATGGGCCCTCGCCCACCTTGTCGACAAGCCGGAGGTGCAGGAGAAGCTCCGCGACGAGGTCGACGACGGCGAGGTATCCCGTGTAGGGACAGGCATGCCTTACCTgcatgccgtcgtgctggaggCGCTCCGCATGCACCCACCGTTGCCGGTCATCCCGCGCCACGTCCATGCCGATGCTGTCGAGGTGCTTGCCGGAGGAATGGCCGTGCCGCCGCCGGCCGGCGACATTTACGTGAATTTTTCTGCGGGGGACATTGGTAGGGACAGCAAGATATGGTCGGATCCGGACGAGTTCCGGCCAGAGCGGTTCCTTCCCGGCGGCGACGGGGAGGGAATCGGGCCTTTGCCGGGGCCCAAACAGATCAGGATGATGCCATTCGGCGTCGGGCATAGGTTCTGCCCTGGAGTGGGCATGGCCATGGTGAACATGAAGTGCTTCTTGGCAGTGCTGGTGCGCGAGTTCGAGTGGGCGCCGCCGACTGGCACCGGCACCGTGGATCTGACGGAGCTGGATTCATTCTTCAAGGTGATGAAGAAGCCGCTTTCCGCTCGTGTCACGCGACGCACCAAATCCATCTAA
- the LOC123424855 gene encoding uncharacterized protein LOC123424855, giving the protein MPRPLLAVAVAALVLAGAHGFRIEEASLDSIQLGFNNGSLTSVELVRFYLDRIRRLNPLLHAVIEVNPDALRQAACADSERSSGRRATGVLHGVPVLLKDNIATRDALNTTAGSFALLGSVVRRDAGVVRRLRRAGAVVLGKANMDEWANFRSFSGGGWSARGGKGRNPYVLSATPCGSSTGSAIAAAASMAAVTLGTETDGSILCPASLNSVVGIKPTVGLTSRAGIVPITPRQDTVGPICRTVADAVHVLDAIVGYDAVDAPATMAASKYIPRGGYMQFLKKDGLRGKRIGVPNGFFNFLNGTVQQMVYEQHLNTIRKQGAILIENLDIENLSVLLDFVNNGQMVALPAEFKLSLNSYLYNLLHSPVRSLADIIAFNNAHPVEEKMKEIGQAVFLVAENTTGIGASERAAISQLNKLSANGLKKLMREHELDAIVTPNNAASSVFAIDGMPAITVPAGYGRQGVPFGLCFGGLRGYEPRLIEMAYAFEQVTMVRKTPTFLPVRMLSSAQLSMAWLRLQAVAAVLAVLAAAGVAHSFEYHEATLDAIQLGFRNGSLSSAALVRFYLDQIDRLNPLLHAVIEVNPDALRQANRADAERRRRTATGTLHGVPVLLKDNIATHDALNTTAGSLALLGSVVKRDAGVVARLRRAGAVVLGKASLSEWANFRIVKDGWSARGGQARNPYVLSASPCGSSAGSGVAAAANLAAVTLGTETDGSILCPSSFNSVVGIKPTLGLTSRAGVVPISPRQDTVGPMCRTVSDAVHVLDAIVGYDKLDAAATRAASKFIPRGGYLQFLKKDGLRGKRIGVPNELFQGFGEKQTSVYKQHLATMRKHGAVVIENLDIGIGSEDIVTDEWTAMLTEFKLSINEYLADLSYSPVHSLADIIAFNKAHPIEERLKDFGQTILILAQDTNGIGRVERARIRWLKELSAKGLEKLMKEYQLDAIVAPEHYASHHLAIGGHPGIVVPAGYNEKGVPFGICFGGLQGYEPRLIEMAYAFEQATKVRGPPMFKP; this is encoded by the exons ATGCCTCGGCCGCTCCTGgcagtcgccgtcgccgccctcgtgCTCGCCGGTGCCCATGGCTTCCGGATCGAGGAGGCGAGTTTGGACAGCATCCAGCTCGGCTTCAACAACGGGAGCCTCACCTCCGTGGAGCTCGTCCGGTTCTACCTGGACCGGATCCGCCGCCTCAACCCGCTGCTGCACGCCGTGATCGAGGTCAACCCGGACGCGCTCCGGCAAGCCGCGTGCGCCGACTCCGAGCGCTCCTCCGGCCGTCGAGCCACCGGTGTGCTGCACGGCGTGCCAGTTCTGCTCAAGGATAACATCGCCACGCGTGACGCGCTCAACACCACGGCTGGGTCGTTCGCGCTGCTCGGCTCCGTGGTGAGGCGGGACGCCGGGGTGGTGCGCCGGCTGCGGCGCGCCGGCGCCGTCGTGCTCGGCAAGGCGAACATGGACGAGTGGGCTAACTTCCGCAGCTTCTCCGGCGGCGGCTGGAGCGCCCGCGGCGGCAAGGGCAGG AACCCCTATGTGCTGTCGGCGACGCCGTGTGGGTCGAGCACGGGGTCGGCGATCGCCGCGGCGGCGAGCATGGCGGCGGTGACGTTGGGGACGGAGACGGACGGCTCCATACTATGCCCGGCGTCGCTGAACTCGGTGGTGGGGATCAAGCCCACGGTGGGGTTGACCAGCCGGGCTGGCATCGTCCCAATCACACCACGCCAAGACACTGTTGG GCCGATTTGTCGCACGGTGGCTGATGCGGTCCACGTGCTGGACGCCATTGTCGGCTATGACGCAGTTGACGCTCCAGCCACGATGGCAGCTTCAAAATACATTCCTCGTGGTGGATACATGCAGTTTTTGAAGAAAGATGGGCTTAGAGGGAAGAGGATAGGTGTTCCTAATGGCTTCTTCAACTTCCTAAATGGGACTGTGCAACAGATGGTCTACGAGCAACATCTCAACACAATCAG GAAACAAGGAGCAATCTTGATTGAGAACCTTGACATAGAGAATTTAAGTGTCCTATTGGATTTTGTGAACAATGGCCAAATGGTTGCATTACCAGCTGAGTTCAAGTTAAGCCTCAACTCCTATCTGTACAACTTATTACATTCCCCAGTTCGGTCGCTTGCAGACATCATAGCTTTCAACAATGCACATCCTGTTGAG GAAAAGATGAAGGAAATTGGTCAAGCCGTATTCCTGGTGGCTGAGAACACGACCGGCATCGGTGCCTCGGAGCGAGCGGCGATCAGTCAGTTAAACAAGTTGTCCGCCAACGGGTTGAAGAAGCTGATGAGGGAGCACGAGCTAGACGCCATAGTGACACCTAATAACGCAGCATCCTCAGTCTTTGCCATCGACGGCATGCCGGCCATCACTGTCCCGGCCGGTTACGGCAGGCAGGGGGTGCCCTTTGGTCTCTGCTTCGGCGGGTTGAGAGGGTATGAGCCGCGGCTGATTGAGATGGCGTATGCCTTCGAGCAAGTTACTATGGTCAGAAAGACGCCCACGTTTTTGCC TGTCCGAATG CTCAGCTCAGCTCAGCTAAGCATGGCTTGGCTGCGACTGCAAGCTGTCGCCGCCGTCCTAGCtgtgctcgccgccgccggcgtCGCGCACAGCTTCGAGTACCACGAGGCCACCCTGGACGCCATCCAGCTCGGCTTCCGCAACGGCAGCCTCTCCTCGGCCGCGCTCGTCCGGTTCTACCTGGACCAGATCGACCGCCTCAACCCGCTGCTGCACGCCGTCATCGAGGTCAACCCGGACGCGCTCCGGCAGGCCAACCGCGCCGAcgccgagcgccgccgccgcacgGCCACCGGCACGCTGCATGGGGTCCCCGTCCTGCTCAAGGACAACATCGCCACCCACGACGCGCTCAACACCACGGCCGGCTCCTTGGCGCTCCTCGGCTCCGTGGTGAAGCGCGACGCCGGCGTGGTGGCCAGGCTGCGGCGCGCCGGCGCCGTGGTGCTCGGAAAGGCCAGCCTCTCCGAGTGGGCCAACTTCCGCATCGTAAAAGATGGGTGGAGCGCCCGCGGCGGCCAAGCACGGAATCCATACGTGCTCTCGGCCAGCCCGTGCGGGTCCAGTGCAGGGTCCGGCGTGGCCGCGGCGGCCAACTTGGCCGCCGTTACGCTGGGCACGGAGACCGACGGCTCCATACTCTGCCCGTCGTCTTTCAACTCCGTGGTCGGGATCAAGCCCACCCTCGGGCTCACCAGCCGCGCCGGCGTTGTCCCCATAAGCCCTAGACAAGACACCGTCGG ACCGATGTGTCGGACAGTGTCGGATGCAGTCCACGTGCTGGACGCCATCGTCGGCTACGACAAGCTCGATGCGGCGGCCACTCGAGCCGCCTCCAAGTTCATCCCTCGCGGCGGATATCTGCAGTTCCTGAAGAAGGATGGGCTGAGAGGGAAGAGGATCGGCGTCCCCAATGAATTATTTCAAGGATTTGGAGAGAAGCAGACGAGTGTGTACAAACAGCACCTCGCAACAATGAG GAAACACGGAGCCGTGGTGATCGAGAACCTTGACATCGGCATCGGTAGTGAAGATATTGTCACCGATGAGTGGACTGCAATGCTAACAGAGTTCAAGTTGAGCATAAACGAGTACTTGGCGGACTTGTCCTACTCCCCCGTCCATTCTCTTGCAGACATCATAGCTTTCAACAAAGCACATCCTATAGAG GAGAGGCTAAAAGATTTCGGGCAAACAATCCTTATCTTAGCCCAAGATACAAATGGCATTGGTCGTGTTGAGAGAGCTCGGATCCGCTGGCTGAAGGAGCTCTCAGCGAAGGGGCTGGAGAAGCTGATGAAGGAATACCAACTCGACGCGATCGTCGCGCCCGAGCACTATGCTTCCCACCATCTCGCCATTGGCGGCCACCCCGGCATCGTTGTGCCGGCTGGGTACAACGAGAAGGGTGTGCCTTTTGGGATATGCTTTGGTGGGCTGCAGGGATACGAGCCGAGGCTGATCGAGATGGCATATGCTTTCGAGCAGGCTACCAAAGTGAGAGGGCCACCCATGTTCAAGCCTTAG
- the LOC123424857 gene encoding probable amidase At4g34880, producing MPRRLLAVAALVLVLAAAGAHGFRVEEASVASIQLGFNNGSLTSVDLVRFYLDRVRGLNPLLRAVIEVNPDALRQAARADAERERRSSSSSGKCLTAFGPLHGVPVLLKDNIATRDALNTTAGSLALLGSVVRRDAGVVRRLRRAGAVVLGKANMDEWANFRSLAGTDGWSARGGQARVSNCTTQAHLVILSLCSNGERIDPLHSVV from the coding sequence ATGCCTCGGCGGCTGCTGGCGGTGGCCGCCCTGGTGCTCGTCCTCGCCGCCGCGGGCGCTCATGGGTTCCGGGTCGAGGAGGCGAGCGTGGCCAGCATCCAGCTCGGCTTCAACAACGGCAGCCTCACCTCCGTGGACCTCGTCCGCTTCTACCTGGACCGCGTCCGCGGCCTCAACCCGCTCCTCCGCGCCGTCATCGAGGTCAACCCTGACGCGCTCCGGCAAGCCGCGCGCGCCGACGCCGAGCGAGAGCgccgctcctcctcgtcctccggcaAATGCCTGACCGCCTTCGGGCCCCTGCACGGCGTCCCCGTCCTCCTCAAGGACAACATCGCCACCCGCGACGCGCTCAACACCACGGCGGGCTCCTTGGCCCTCCTCGGCTCCGTGGTGAGGCGTGACGCCGGCGTGGTGCGTCGGTTGCGGCGGGCCGGCGCCGTGGTGCTCGGCAAGGCCAACATGGACGAGTGGGCCAACTTCCGCAGCCTCGCCGGCACCGACGGCTGGAGCGCGCGCGGCGGCCAGGCCCGGGTAAGTAACTGCACGACACAAGCACATCTTGTAATCCTCTCACTCTGCTCCAATGGCGAACGAATTGATCCTCTGCATTCTGTAGTGTAG
- the LOC123424858 gene encoding probable amidase At4g34880 produces the protein MAAVTLGTETDGSILCPASLNSVVGIKPTVGLTSRAGVVPITPRQDTVGPICRTVTDAVHVLDAIVGYDDLDGAATSASSEYIPHGGYLQFLKTDGLNGKRIGVPNGFFSYPNGTVQHTVYQQHLDTMRKQGANVIENLDIDNLNVILDTLNNGQEIALAAEFKLSLNSYLSDLQYSPVRSLAEIIAFNNAHPVEEKMDEIGQIIFLVAENTTGIGAIEREAINKLNKLSSDGLEKLMREHELDAIVAPNSAASPVLAIGGMPGITVPAGYGEMGVPFGLSFGGLKGYEPRLIEMAYAFEQVTMVRKTPTFLPKHYGLAAAVLTLVVVTVAGAAHGFEFHEATIDAIQLGFRNGSLTSTTLVRFYLDQISRLNPLLRAVIEVNPDALRQAACADAERGRGQPTGALHGVPVLLKDNIATRDALNTTAGSFALLGSVVRRDAGVAARLRRAGAVVLGKSNSSEWSEFRNVDNGWSARGGQTRNPYVLSADPCGSSAGSGVAAAANMAAVTLGTDTDGSILCPSSFNSVVGIRPTLGLTSRAGVVPITPLQDTVGPICRTVSDAVHVLDAIVGYDELDAAATGAASKFIPPGGYTQFLKKDGLRGKRIGVLRGFFRHAGTQPLRVYEQHLATMRKHGAVVVDNLHVAANPTALLDDISSNEGIAMQAEFKLSINAYLADLLYSPVRSLADIIAFNNKHPVEERMKDFGQDDLIAAQNTTGIGPVERVAIRRLKELSANGLQKLMKERQLDAIVTPSSDASSLLATGGHPGIVVPAGYDEQGVPFGICFGGLQGYEPRLIEMAYAFERATKVRMPPMFKP, from the exons atggCGGCGGTGACGCTGGGGACGGAGACGGACGGGTCGATACTGTGCCCGGCGTCGCTGAACTCGGTGGTGGGGATCAAGCCCACGGTGGGGTTGACCAGCCGGGCCGGAGTCGTCCCAATCACACCTAGACAAGACACCGTCGG GCCGATTTGCCGCACCGTGACAGATGCGGTACACGTGTTGGACGCCATTGTTGGCTACGATGACCTCGATGGGGCAGCCACGAGCGCATCTTCTGAGTACATCCCTCATGGTGGATACTTGCAGTTCCTGAAGACTGATGGACTAAACGGGAAGAGGATCGGCGTTCCCAATGGCTTCTTCAGCTATCCAAATGGCACCGTGCAACACACGGTTTACCAGCAACATCTCGACACAATGAG gAAACAAGGAGCAAACGTGATTGAGAATCTCGATATAGATAATTTAAATGTCATCCTGGACACCcttaacaatggccaagagattgCATTAGCAGCAGAGTTCAAGTTGAGCCTCAACTCCTATCTATCAGACTTACAATATTCTCCAGTTCGCTCGCTTGCAGAAATCATAGCCTTCAACAATGCCCATCCTGTCGAG GAAAAGATGGATGAAATAGGGCAGATCATCTTCCTAGTGGCCGAGAACACGACCGGCATTGGTGCCATCGAGAGAGAGGCGATCAATAAGTTGAACAAGCTGTCTTCCGATGGGCTTGAGAAGCTGATGAGGGAGCACGAGCTGGACGCGATCGTGGCGCCCAACAGCGCCGCGTCCCCCGTACTTGCCATAGGCGGCATGCCAGGCATCACCGTTCCTGCCGGGTACGGCGAGATGGGGGTGCCGTTTGGTCTCAGCTTCGGTGGGTTGAAGGGGTACGAGCCAAGGCTGATCGAGATGGCGTATGCGTTTGAGCAGGTTACCATGGTCAGGAAGACTCCCACGTTCTTGC CTAAGCATTATGGCTTGGCTGCCGCCGTCCTCACTCTGGTCGTGGTCACCGTCGCCGGCGCCGCACACGGCTTTGAGTTCCACGAGGCCACCATCGACGCCATCCAGCTCGGCTTCCGCAACGGCAGCCTCACCTCGACGACGCTCGTCCGGTTCTACCTGGACCAGATCAGCCGCCTGAACCCGCTGCTGCGCGCCGTCATCGAGGTGAACCCGGACGCGCTCCGGCAGGCGGCCTGCGCCGACGCCGAGCGCGGCCGCGGCCAGCCCACCGGCGCGCTGCACGGCGTCCCCGTCCTGCTCAAGGACAACATCGCCACCCGCGACGCGCTCAACACCACGGCCGGCTCGTTCGCGTTGCTCGGCTCCGTGGTGAGGCGGGACGCCGGTGTGGCGGCCAGGCTCCGGCGGGCCGGCGCCGTGGTGCTCGGCAAGTCCAACTCCTCCGAGTGGTCCGAGTTCCGCAACGTCGACAACGGGTGGAGCGCGCGCGGCGGCCAGACGCGCAACCCGTACGTGCTCTCGGCCGACCCGTGCGGGTCCAGCGCCGGGTCGGGCGTAGCCGCGGCGGCGAACATGGCGGCCGTGACGCTGGGCACCGACACCGACGGCTCCATACTCTGCCCGTCGTCGTTCAACTCCGTGGTCGGGATCCGGCCGACCCTCGGGCTCACCAGCCGCGCCGGCGTCGTGCCCATCACCCCGTTGCAGGACACCGTCGG GCCGATTTGCCGGACGGTGTCGGACGCGGTGCACGTGCTGGACGCCATCGTCGGCTACGACGAGCTCGACGCCGCGGCCACCGGAGCGGCGTCCAAGTTCATCCCTCCCGGCGGGTACACGCAGTTCTTGAAGAAAGATGGGCTGAGAGGGAAGAGGATCGGCGTCCTCCGTGGATTCTTCCGACACGCAGGCACGCAGCCACTGAGGGTGTACGAGCAGCACCTCGCCACCATGAG GAAACATGGGGCCGTGGTGGTCGATAACCTGCATGTCGCGGCCAATCCGACGGCTCTGTTGGATGATATCAGCTCCAACGAGGGGATTGCGATGCAGGCAGAGTTCAAGCTGAGCATAAACGCCTACTTGGCAGACTTGCTCTACTCCCCGGTCCGTTCGCTAGCAGACATCATAGCTTTCAACAACAAGCATCCTGTGGAG GAGCGGATGAAAGATTTCGGGCAGGACGACCTTATCGCGGCCCAAAATACAACCGGCATTGGCCCCGTGGAAAGAGTTGCAATACGACGGCTAAAGGAACTGTCGGCTAATGGGCTGCAGAAGCTGATGAAGGAGCGGCAGCTAGACGCGATCGTGACGCCCAGCAGCGACGCTTCTAGCCTTCTAGCCACGGGTGGTCACCCTGGCATCGTTGTGCCAGCGGGGTATGACGAGCAAGGGGTTCCCTTTGGCATATGCTTCGGCGGGCTGCAGGGGTACGAGCCGAGGTTGATCGAGATGGCGTATGCATTCGAGCGGGCTACCAAAGTGAGGATGCCGCCCATGTTCAAGCCCTAG